From Medicago truncatula cultivar Jemalong A17 chromosome 7, MtrunA17r5.0-ANR, whole genome shotgun sequence, a single genomic window includes:
- the LOC11429006 gene encoding leucine-rich repeat protein 1 — protein sequence MLVLCKNRSIINLSLSLSLFAPISFKLKRVCLMDTSTPFDVVTIFTILLLSYPFDIANANSEGDALYAFRRAVKDPNNILQSWDPTLVDPCTWFHVTCDRDNHVTRLDLGHAKLSGHLVPQLGNLHHLQFLELYENELVGPIPKELGNLKNLISLGLYHNNLTASIPPTLSNLSNIKFLRLNNNKLTGRIPRELTKLKNLKILDLSNNDLCGTFPTYGSFSNLSQQSFKNNPRLTGPELMGFVRYDVGGNCK from the exons ATGTTAGTGTTATGCAAAAATAGAAGCATCAtcaacctctctctctctctctctctctttgcgCCAATAAGTTTCAAACTCAAAAGGGTTTGCTTAATGGATACAAGCACACCTTTTGATGTTGTTACCATTTTTACTATTCTCTTATTATCATACCCTTTTGATATAGCAAATGCAAACTCTGAAG GTGATGCCTTGTATGCATTCAGAAGAGCTGTAAAAGACCCAAATAACATTCTACAGAGTTGGGACCCCACTTTGGTGGATCCTTGTACATGGTTTCATGTTACCTGTGATCGTGATAACCACGTTACTAGACT AGACCTTGGACATGCAAAACTTTCTGGTCATTTGGTTCCTCAACTAGGGAACCTTCACCATCTTCAGTTTCT AGAATTGTACGAGAATGAATTGGTGGGTCCAATACCAAAAGAGCTTGGAAACCTGAAGAACCTAATTAGCTTGGGTCTTTACCACAACAATCTCACTGCCTCTATCCCTCCCACCCTCTCTAACCTCTCTAATATCAAATTCTT GcgactcaacaacaacaagctGACAGGAAGAATACCAAGGGAACTCACTAAACTGAAAAATCTCAAGATTTT AGACCTGTCAAACAATGATCTCTGTGGTACCTTCCCCACATACGGTTCCTTCTCTAACTTATCTCAACAAAG TTTCAAGAACAACCCAAGACTTACAGGTCCAGAGTTAATGGGATTCGTCAGATATGATGTTGGAGGAAACTGCAAATGA
- the LOC11438912 gene encoding GSH-induced LITAF domain protein produces the protein MGRKEEKEVMAVGVPVYERNGIPPNAIIGDPKGIPIQQTIYRDTPAPFNCPHCANTSLTTIRSKISLAAFVGCLMPMMLGVCFLCPSMDCLWHKYHYCPQCHQKVADFEKSDPCIVMDPPSWTQESFALAGY, from the exons ATGgggagaaaagaagaaaaagaagtaatGGCGGTTGGAGTTCCAGTATATGAAAGGAACGGTATCCCTCCTAACGCGATAATCGGAGATCCCAAAGGTATTCCTATTCAACAGACTATTTACAGAGACACTCCTGCTCCTTTCAATTGTCCTCACTGTGCTAATACCTCTCTCACTACTATCag ATCAAAGATTAGTTTAGCGGCATTTGTTGGATGCTTGATGCCGATGATGCTTGGAGTTTGTTTTCTCTGTCCTTCAATGGACTGCCTCTGGCATAAATATCACTACTGTCCTCAATGTCACCAAAAG GTTGCTGATTTTGAGAAATCAGATCCCTGTATTGTGATGGATCCACCAAGCTGGACGCAGGAGAGCTTTGCATTAGCTGGATACTAG
- the LOC11438915 gene encoding uncharacterized protein: MEAITASLERSLQNCSLNNNNQNEEGSATIDVVAGEGRGGGGGGIGISSSSSSSDENHISNNSDATLELNSNISLPYHWEQCLDLKTGEIYYINWRNGMKAKEDPRRAAERECEESEEEEEEEEEESWYDSEESSSESSTIISKEQYDQREVIEKQNVLVVAGCKICLMYFMVPKQVEDCPKCSGQLLHFDRSENCSP, translated from the exons ATGGAGGCGATCACTGCTTCCTTAGAGAGATCTCTTCAAAACTGTTccctaaacaacaacaaccaaaacgAGGAGGGTTCAGCTACCATAGATGTAGTAGCTGgagaaggaagaggaggaggaggaggaggaataGGAATCTCATCCAGCAGCAGCAGCTCAGATGAAAATCATATCTCCAACAATTCAGATGCCACTTTAGAGCTCAACTCCAATATCTCTCTTCCTTATCATTGGGAACAATGCCTTGACCTAAAG ACGGGAGAAATTTATTACATAAATTGGAGGAACGGGATGAAAGCAAAGGAAGATCCAAGAAGAGCAGCAGAAAGAGAGTGTGAAGaatcagaagaagaagaagaagaagaagaagaagagagttgGTATGACAGTGAAGAATCTTCATCTGAGTCttcaacaataatatcaaaagaGCAGTATGATCAAAGAGAAGTAATAGAGAAACAGAATGTTCTTGTAGTTGCTGGTTGCAAGATCTGTCTCATGTATTTCATGGTGCCAAAACAAGTTGAAGATTGCCCAAAATGTAGTGGTCAACTTCTCCACTTTGATCGATCCGAAAATTGCTCTCCTTAA